The DNA region GGCCCTCCAGGCCTTGAGTCCATCCGCTCACAGGACCCGCCCTCCGATCTGAATTCCGGGCAAGGGAACCTCGAGCCCGTAGCGGAACAGTGCGTAGACGCCCACGGCAAGCAGGAGGGCCGCGGGCACCAGAAGAACGAGTCGTCGCAGCCCGACGAGGTACATCTCGACCAGGAGGAAGAGGAATGTCGCCGTCGGAAAGCCCATCGGCTCGATGGCAAGCACGTAGGCGAGGGCCAGCAAGGCGGTGACGGCGACCCTGGTCAATCCTGCTCCCCGGGGCATCGAGTCATGCGGCTCGCGCCGCCAGACCAGCCACGCCGAGGCGACCAGGAGCACGATTCCGGCCAACTGCGGCAAGAAGGCCGGCCCCGGGTCGTTGTCCAGCCGACCGGCAGGGATGTCGGAAGCCACGATCAGCGCGGCGACACCGAGGAGCAGGGTGAGCAGCGGCGGCACCCAGGAGCCCCGGGCGCCGACCGTGCTCGGATCGGTCGTGGTGCTCACGAGTCTTCCGAGAGTCCCAGCTCGTCGAGCAGGCCGCCGTAGCGCTCGTACTCGCTCTTGAGGTAGCCGGTGAAGTCATCGGCATCGAGGTAGGAGCCGTTGCTATTCTGCGACTCGAGGAACTCCTGGAACTCCTCGCTCGCGTATGCTTTGCCGAAGCACTCGTCGAGGATGTCGACGACCTCGTCGGGGGTGTCGGCCGGCGCAGCCAGTCCGTAGATGGAGCCGCCCTCGACGTCGATCCCCTCCTCTTGGAGGGTCGGGGTGTCCGGCAGCGCGTCGATGCGCTCTTCGCCGGCCACAGCGAGGGGGAGCAGGTCGCCGGACTCGACCTGGCCGATGACGTTCGACGCGTTGGAGACCAGGACGTCCACCTCGCCGCCGAGCACGGCGGGAATGGCCTCGGCGTCACCGGTGAACGGGACGTTCACGAGCTGGCCGGAAACGCCGGCGGTGCGGGCAACGTCCTGGAAGGTGATCGCGTAGGGGCTGGCGGGACCCGATGTCGCGATTCTGATCCGCTCGCCGGATTCGGCCGCCTCGATGACATCAGCCATCGACTGGTACGGAGAGTCCGGGCGGACGAAGAACCCGTGCGGGTCGAGGATGAAACGCAGCACCGGGGCGAAGTCCTCGTAGGTGACGTCGGAGAGACCCATGTGCTCGAGGGCGCTGATCTCGGTCGGTGTGGTGCCCAGGGTGTAGCCGTCCGGCTCGGCGCGCCGTACGGCGTCGAGGGCGATGGCTCCCGACCCTCCGGGCTGGTTGCTGATGATGATGTTCGTGTCGCAGGTTTCCTCGGCGGCGGCCGCCAGGGCCCGGGTGTTGACGTCGGTGGACCCGCCCGCGTCGAAGCCGATGATGATCTCGATCGTCTCCTCGGGGAAGTCTGCGGAGCCGGTCTCAGCCTCGGCGCCGCACGCGGAGAGTGCGAGAACCGAGGTGGTGGCGAGGGCAGCCACCGCGCGTCCGTGTGTGCTTCGAGAGATCCGTCGGGTCGTCATGGTGCCTCCCTGGGTGATGCGAGCCGGCGGCAGCGGTGCCACCGGTCTCGAGTATTCCGGATTCCGGATATAAGATCCGGAATGCGGTTGAGTGTGGCCGTGGTTACATCCAGTTGTCAAGGACGAAAGGTCGTGCGGCGTGATGTTCGAACCCGGTGTGGAGGTGGATCCGAAGAACCATGTCGCCTCGGTGGTGAAGGCAGTTCGCCTCCTGGAGCTGTTCACGGACGGTGAGCCGTCACTGTCCTTCGGGCAACTCGTGGAACTGAGCGGTTTCTCCCGTACAACGACCCATCGGTTGCTGGGCACGTTGGAACTCGTGGGCTGGGTCGACCGTTCTGGAGATCGGTACCGATTGGCGCTCCGGGTGTTCCGGTTGGGCTCCACTGCGGTGAGCGGCATTCAGTTGCGGCACGAAGCGAGTCACGTGATGTCCGAGTTGGCGGCCGAACACGGCGAGGACGTCTACCTGGTGGTGCCTGACGGCCCACGGGCGGTGTGTCTGGAGCGCATCGAAGGTCGTACCCCCGTGCATGTCATGGTGCTCGATATCGGGAAGTCCCTGCCGCTCTTCGTTGGCGGCGGGCCGGTCGCACTCCTGACAGCAAGGGAGAACGACCTGTTGCCGGCTCTGCTGGCGTCCGGCCCGTGCGTCGCGCCGGACGGACATGTCGTGTCCCACGACGAAATCCGGCGCCGGATCGACGAGACAAGAAGCCTGGGTTACTCGCGGAGCATGGAGGACGTGACGCAGGGGGTGGGGGCGTTCGGCGCCGCTATCCGGAATGCCCAGGGGTTTGCAATCGGCGCGATCAGCCTCGGCGCGCTGAAGTCCACGCTGGAGGAACGGGAGGCCGAGTTGAGCACTGCCTTGGTGGCGGCAGCGGACCGTATCTCGGCTCGGATGGGATGGGTTCCCCCCTCGTGACGGTCACGTCCTCGGGTGCCTGGCTCCCGAGGGTCCCGCGCCGCCTACTTGTTCGCCTCGCAGAAGACGAACGAATGACCCCGCCCAAATGTTGTGGGCGGGGTCATCATGTGCGCGGGGGCGGGTTACTTGTTCGCCTTACGCGCTCGGCTCGCCATCTTCCCGCGCTCTCCTGAGTCGAGCACGACCTTGCGGATCCGCACCGTCTCCGGGGTGATCTCCACGCACTCGTCCTCGCGGCAGAACTCCAGGCACTGCTCGAGGGAGAGCTTCTTCGGCGGGATCAGCTTCTCGAAGTTGTCGGAGGTGGCGGACCGGATGTTGGTCTGCTGCTTCTCCTTGGTGATGTTGACGTCCATGTCGTCGGCGCGGGAGTTCTCGCCGACGATCATGCCCTCGTAGACCTCGGTGGAGGGCTCCACGAACATCACGCCGCGCTCCTGCAGCGAGGTCATCGCGTAGGCGGTCGCGGCACCGGAGCGGTCGGCGACCAGCGAGCCGGAGGCCCGCGAGCGGATCTCGCCGGCCCACGGGAAGTAGCCCTCGGAGATGTGGTGGGCGATGCCGGTGCCTCGGGTCTCGGTGAGGAAGTCGGTGCGGAAGCCGATCAGGCCGCGAGCCGGGACGACGAACTCCATCCGCACCCAGCCGGTGCCGTGGTTGGTCATGCCCTCCATCCGGCCCTTGCGGTTGGCGAGCAGCTCGGTGATGGTGCCGAGGAACTCCTCCGGGGCGTCGATGGTCAGGCGCTCGAACGGCTCGTGCACCTTGCCGTCGATCTCACGGGTGACCACCTGCGGCTTGCCGACGGTCAGCTCGTAGCCCTCGCGCCGCATCTGCTCCACCAGGATCGCCAGCGCCAGCTCGCCGCGGCCCTGCACCTCCCAGGCGTCGGGACGCTCGGTGGGCAGCACCCGCAGCGAGACGTTGCCGATCAGCTCGGCGTCCAGCCGGTCCTTGACCAGGCGGGCGGTCACCTTGTGACCCTTGCCGCCCTTGCCGACCAGCGGGGAGGTGTTGGTGCCGATGGTCATCGAGATGGCCGGCTCGTCGACGTGGATCAGCGGCAGCGCGACCGGGCTCTCCGGGTCGGCCAGGGTCTCACCGATGGTGATGTCGGGGATGCCGGCCACGGCGACGATGTCACCGGGGCCCGCCTTCTCACCGGGCTGGCGCTCCAGGCCGCGGGTGATCAGCAGCTCGGTGATCTTCACGTTCTTGACCGACCCGTCACGGCGCATCCAGGCGACCTGCTGACCCTTGCGGATCTCACCCTGCTTGATCCGCAGCAGGGCGAGGCGGCCGAGGAAGGGGGACGCGTCGAGGTTGGTGACGTGGGCCTGCAGCGGCGCGCCCTCGTCGTACTCGGGCGCGGGGATGGTGTTGAGGATCGTCTCGAAGAGCGGCTCGAGGTTGTCGCCCTCGGGCAGGCCGCCGTTCTCGGGCTTCTCCAGCGAGGCGATGCCGGCCTTGCCGGAGGCGAAGACGACCGGGAAGTCGAGCGCGTCCTGGCTGTGGGTGTCGTCGAGCAGGTCCATGAACAGCTCGTAGGTCTCGTCGACGACCTCGTCGATCCGGGCGTCGGAGCGGTCGGTCTTGTTGACCACCAGGATCACCGGCATGTCGGCGTTGAGCGCCTTGCGCAGCACGAAGCGGGTCTGCGGCAGCGGGCCCTCGGAGGCGTCGACCAGGAGCACGATGCCGTCCACCATCGACAGGCCGCGCTCCACCTCGCCACCGAAGTCGGCGTGGCCCGGGGTGTCGATGATGTTGATGGTCATCCCGCCCTCGGGGGCGTGCTGGCCGACGTAGCGGATCGCGGTGTTCTTCGCGAGGATCGTGATCCCCTTCTCGCGCTCGAGGTCACCGGAGTCCATGACCCGCTCGGCGACGCCCTCGGCCTGGTGCGCGCTGAACGCCCCGGCCTGGTGCAGCATCGCGTCGACCAGGGTGGTCTTGCCGTGGTCGACGTGGGCCACGATGGCCACGTTGCGCAGGTCGTTGCGTCGGGTCTGCGTGGTTGCAGTCTGGGACATGGGAGGTACGGCGTCCGCTCTCGTGCGTGGGTGGTCCGGCGCTGCCGCGGCTCGGCGCCGGGCGTGCGGCCGGAGAGGGCCGTCGTCCAGGATATCGGCGCAGGCGCCCCGGACCCGCATCCGTGCGAAAGCGAGAAGTTAGGGCACCCTCGCTTAGAGTCGCGGAGTCTTTCCCCGTTCCACCGCCAGGAGTGCCCGATGAGCGCCGCCACGGCCGCCGACCGTCCGTTGACCGCGCTGTGGCAGCGCTACCGCGCGTTCCGCGCCCGGTTCCTGCTCGCGGTGGCGGTGACCACCGTCAACAAGGTCGCCGACATCGTCCCCGAGCTGCTGATCGGTGCGGCCGTCGACGTGGTGGTCCGAGGCTCGGACTCCTTCGTCGGCGACCTGCTGGGGGTGGAGTCCCGCTACGCGCAGCTCGGCTGGCTGGCGGCGATCAACGTGGTGGTGTGGATGGTCGAGTCGGCCACCGAGTACGCCGCCGACGTGCTCTGGCGCGGACTCGCCCAGGGCGTCGAGCACTCGCTGCGGGTCGAGGCCTACGACCACGTCCAGCACCTCGACCTGAGCTGGCACGAGGCGCGGCCGCAGGGTGCGACGCTGGCGACGCTCAACGACGACATCAACCAGCTCGAGCGGTTCCTCGACATCGGCGCCAGCCGGATCCTGCAGACCGCGCTCAACATCGTGCTGGTCGGCGCGGTCTTCGCGGTCGCCTCCTGGCAGCTGCTGGTCTTCGCGTTCCTGCCGATCCCGGTGATCATCGCCGGCTCCCTGATCTTCCAGCGCCGGCTCGAGCCGCTCTACGAGCGGGTTCGTACGACGGTCGCCGAGCTCTCCGGGATGCTCGCCGCCAACCTGGGCGGCATCGGCACGATCAAGGCGTTCACCGCCGAGGACCGCGAGCGTGACCGGGTGGAGGCGGCGTCGGCCGCCTACCGCGACGCCAACCTGAGCGCGATCCGCTCCTCGGCCGCCTTCGTGCCGCTGGTCCGGATGGCCATCCTGGCCGGCTTCACCTGCACCCTGCTGCTCGGCGGCTGGCTCACCCTCGACGGCACGCTCGAGGTCGGCCTCTACTCGGTGCTGGTCTTCATGACCCAGCGGCTGCTGTGGCCGCTGACCGATGTTGCCACCGTGCTGGACCTCTACCAGCGCGGACGCGCCTCGGCCGGGCGGATCCTGCGGCTGCTCGACGAGCCGGTGACCACCCCCGCGGGCAGCGTCGCGCTGGAGCGTCCGGTCTCCGGGCGGGTCGAGCTCGCCGGCGTCCGGGCCGGGTACGCCGACGGGCCGGACGTGCTGCACGGGATCGACCTCGTGGTGCCGGCCGGCGAGACCCACGCCATCGTCGGGTCCACCGGCGCCGGCAAGTCCTCCCTGCTGCGCCTGATCCTCCGCTTCGCCGACCCGCGCTCGGGCCAGGTGCTGCTCGACGGCACCGACGTCCGCGACCTCGACTGGGACTCGCTGCGCGGCTCGATGGGCTACGTCTCCCAGGACGTCTACCTCTTCGCCGGCTCGATCGCCGACAACATCGCCTACGGTCGCCCAGAGGCTTCCGCGGCGGAGATCCGGGCCGCGGCGGAGGCAGCGGCCGTCGGCGACTTCATCGAGGGGTTGGCCGACGGCTACGACACGTGGGTGGGGGAGCGCGGCGTCACCCTGTCCGGCGGCCAGCGTCAGCGGATCGCGCTGGCCCGGGCGCTGCTGCGCGAGCCCGCGATCCTGGTGCTCGACGAGGCCACCAGCGCGGTGGACAACGAGACCGAGGCGGCGATCCAGACCTCGCTGCGCAAGGCCGGCGAGCGGTGCACCACGATCGTGGTCGCCCACCGGCTCTCCACCGTGCGGCACGCCGACCGGATCTGGGTGCTCGACGCCGGACGCGTGCTCGAGGCCGGCAGCCACGACGAGCTGGTCGCCGCGGGCGGCTCCTACGCCGCACTGTGGGACGTGCAGACCGGCGCGCTCGACCCGAGCGAGCGGGTGCTCGCCGCGGAGTGACGTCGGCGCGGCCACCGCGGGCGGCGAGCCCGGATGGTGGCACGGCTGTTGGCCCCGCAGCCGCGGTCGGGGAGACTGGCCCGATGCAGACCATCGGCCTCATCGGCGGGATGTCCTGGGAGAGCAGCGCGGCGTACTACGAGCTGTTGAACCGGGGCACGGAAGAGCGACTCGGCGGGCTCCACTCCGCCCGCACCGTGATGGCGTCGGTGGACTTCGCCGACGTCACCGCCCTGCAGGAGCGCGAGGACTGGGACGGGGTCGCCGCCGTGCTGACCGAGGCGGGCCGCTCGGTGGAGCGGGCCGGCGCCGACTTCCTGATGCTCTGCACCACCACGTTCCACCGGGTCGCCGACCAGGTCGCCGACGCGGTCGACATCCCGCTGCTGCACCAGGGCGACGTGGTCGCCGAGGCCACGCGCGCGGCCGGTGTGGAGAGCGTCGCGCTGCTCGGGACCGCGTTCGCGATGTCGCGCTCGTTCTTCACCGACCGGATCGCCTCGCACGGGCTGAAGGTGCTGGTGCCCGACGCGAAGCACCACGACGAGCTCAACCGGATCATCTACGAGGAGCTGGTGCACGGGAAGGTCCTCGACCAGTCACGCCGCACGGTGGTCTCGATGATCTCCGAGCTCTGGGACGCCGGCGCCGGCGGCGTCGTGCTCGCCGGCGGCGAGCTGGAGCTGTTGGTGCACCAGGCCGACTCCGAGATCCCCGTCTTCGGGTGCACCACGCTGCACGTCGAGGCGGCGCTCGACCGCGCGCTGCGCTGAGGGGGTGCGGGTTTCACCGGTCAGCCGGTGAAACCCGCACGACACGCCGAAGCCCATCGGCGTGTCGTGCGGGTTTACGCCGACAGGTTCCGCCGCCCGACCCCCGCGCCCTGTGCTGAGACCCGCCCGCGCGGCCCGCGCGGGCCGCGTGCGACTCAGCCCGCCCGGTTGAGCTCGGCCGTCCCGGAGAAGAGCCGCCGCGAGGTGGACTGCACCGCCCGGGCCAGGTGCGGCACGAACTGCTCCACGTTCGACGACTTCCCGGGCAACCCCACCGAGATCGCCCCCACCGGACCGGTGGGTCCGATGATCGCCGCGCCCACACCCCGCAGGTCCCACGGCATGTCGTCGGTGGTGATCGCCAGCCCCTTGCGGCCCCGGATGGTGTGCAGCCGTTCGTGCAGCTGACCGGTGGCGCGGTTGCCGACCAGGCGCTCGTCGACCGCCTCCGGCGGCAGGCCGGCCAGCATCGCCCGTCCGACGACCGCGCACTCGGCGCGATAGCGGATGCCCACCGTGGTGGGGATCTCGCGGGCGTTGACCCCGCCCACCTTGTCCAGCATCTCCACGGTGCCGCCGTCGAGCACCGCGAGGTGGATGATCGCCGACGTCGCCGCGTGCAGCTCGTGCAGCGCCTCGGCCGCGGCTGCTCGCAACGGCAGGTGGTTCTCCACCCGGCGGGCGATGCCCTGGGCCCGCGCACCGAGCCGGTAGCCGTGCTGGTCGTGGTCCAGCCACGCCATGTCCACGAGCTGGGTGAGCAGACGGAAGACGGTCGTCTTCGGCAGCTCCGCCAGGGCCGCGATCTCCTCGAGGTGCAGGACGTCGGGTCCGATCACGAAGACGTCCAGGATCTGCGTGAAGCGTTCCACCACGCCGGGGCGCCGGGCGCGGGCCGCGGGGCCGGCCGAGGAAGGGTCGTTCATGGGGGTCCCTCCAGGTTCCGCTGGTCGGAACCGAGTGTGACACAGCCCACTCGCCGTCAAGACGCTGGAGTGCATGGCACTCCACATCGCCGACCTCTTCGAGCACGTCGTCGACGTCGTCCCGGACCGCACCGCCCTGGTGATCGGGGAGCGTCGGCTGACCTACGCCGAGCTCGACGCGGAGGCCAACCGGATCGCCCACCACCTGGTCGCGGCCGGCATCGTTCCCGGTGACCACGTCGGCCTGATGGCGCGCAACACCGTCGAGCACGTCGCCGCGATGCTGGGCTGCTTCAAGGTGCGCGCCGTGCCGATCAACATCAACTACCGCTACGTGCAGGCCGAGCTCGACTACCTGGTCGACAACTCCGAGATGGTCGCCCTGATCCACGAGGCCCGCTACGCGGCCGTCCTCGACGACGTGGTGCCCGGCCACCACCGGCTCCGGCACGTGGTGGTGATCGAGGACGGCAGCGACGCCCGGCCGACGTCGTACGACGCCGTCGACTGGGCCGCAGTCCTGGCCGACCAGCCCAGCACCCGAGGCTTCGGCGAGCGCAGCCCCGACGACGTCTTCATCGTCTACACCGGCGGCACCACCGGCTATCCCAAGGGCGTGATGTGGCGGCACGAGGACGTCTGGCGGACCCTCGGCGGAGGCATCGACTTCGCCACCCGCGACTACCTCACCGAGTACGACCAGTCCCGCACCGCGGCGACCATCGAGCCGCTCACCTGCCTCCAGTTCGGCCCGATCATGCACGCCAACGGGCAGTGGGGGATGCTGCTGCGCTTCTTCACCGGCCACACCAACGTGCTGCTGCCGAAGTTCGACCCGGCCCAGGTGTGGCGCACCATCGAGTCCGAACGGGTCAACACGATCTCGCTGATCGGGGACGCGATGGCCCGCCCGCTGATCGAGGAGTACGCCCGCGGCGACTACGACGGCTCCGGCCTCACCACGCTGACCAGCGCCGCCGCGATCTTCTCCGTCGAGGTGAAGCAGCGCTGGCTGGACCTGCTGCCGCAGGTGGTGGTGATGGACATCATCGGTGCCTCGGAGACGGGCTTCACCGGCAACGGGCGGATCCTGCACGAGAACCTCGCGGACAAGGGCAGCCTGGTCGGCATCGGGCCCGAGACCGTCGTCCTCTCCGACGACGACCGGGTCCTCGACCCGGACACCGACGTCGGCGCGATCGGCCGGATGGCCCGCCGCGGCAGCATCCCGATCGGCTACTTCGGCGACCCGGAGAAGACGGCCCGCACGTTCGTGCACATCGACGGCACCCGGTACGCCGTCCCCGGCGACTACGTGCAGATCGAGCCCGGTCGCCGGCTGACCCTGCTCGGGCGCGGCTCCAACTGCATCAACACCGGTGGGGAGAAGGTCTACCCGGAGGAGGTCGAGGTCGCCCTCAAGTCGCACCCCGACGTCTTCGACACGCTCGTGCTGGGCCTGCCCGACCCGGTCTACGGCCAGCAGGTGGCCGCACTCGTGGAGCCCCGCCCCGGCGCCGACCTCGACTTCGACGACGTACGACGCCACCTCCGCACCCGGCTGTCGGGCTACAAGGTGCCGCGCACCCTGCACTCCGTCCCCACCATCCCCCGCCATGTCACCGGCAAGGCGGACTACCGCAGGGCCCGGGAGATCTCGGAGTCCTTCGACGCCCCCACCCGAGAAAGCGAGCTCGCACCGTGATCCGCACCTCCTCACGCCTGCTCCGTACCTCCACCCTGGCCGTCCTCGCCCTCTCCGCCGGTCTGCTGACCAGCTGCGCGGAGAGCGAGGGGGTCGACACCGAGGCCGACCGGGACCCCGCCGTCTTCCAGATCGGCATGGTCGGCGACGAGACCGGCGGCGACCCGGTCGACGGCGGGATGCTGGACGTCTCCGCCTACACCGAGGTCCGCAGCATGGACCCCGTCGACGTGATCGCCAACGGCCTCTCCGGTGGGTCGGAGCTGGCCGCGATCTATGACGTGCTGCTGCGCTACGACCCCGAGGCCGGCGAGTACGAGGGTCAGCTCGCCGAGGGGGTCGAGAGCAACGAGGACGCCTCCGAGTGGACGCTCACGCTCCGTGACGGCGTCACGTTCAGCGACGGCAGCCCGCTGGACGCCGACGCGGTGGTCGCCAGCATCGGGCGCTATCTGGACAACGGCGGCGGGCAGGCGTCGCTGTGGAGCCGCAAGGTCGGGACGACGACGGCCACCGACGAGCGGACCGTCACCTTCACCCTCACCGAGCCGTGGCTGGACTTCCCCTACATGCTGGCCACCGCACCGGGGATGATCGTCGCCCCCGGCGTGGACAAGGGCGGCGAGTTCACCCCGATCGGCGCCGGCCCGTTCACCTTCGTGCACTACCGCCCCGGCGAGGAGCTGCTGCTGAAGGCCAACCCCGACTACTTCGAGGGCGCCCCGCACCTCGCCGAGCTCCGGTTCCGCACGGTGCAGACCGCGCAGGGCACCCTGGAGGTCGTCCAGTCCGGCGATGCGGACCTGGGCGTGCTGCGTGAGCCCAACGTGATCAAGGACGCCGTCGACGCCGACCTGGCCGGTTCGATGAACGTGGTCAGCATGGGGGTCGGCCTGATCGTCAACAGTCGCGAGGGCCGCGACACCGCCGACGAGTTGGTCCGGCAGGCGATCGCGCACACCTTGGACCCGGACACCATCATCCAGCGCAGCTATGACGGCGTGGGGCTGCCCGGCACCGAGATGTTCCCCGAGGAGTCGACCTGGCACGGCGCCGGCGACGGCCCCGACATCGACCTGGACGAGGCCAGGGAGCTGGTCGAGGAGGCCAAGGACAAGGGGTTCGACGGCACCATCGGCTACCTCGGCATCCAGAAGGTCTCCCAGAACACCGGCTTGGCCATCGAGGCGATGCTCGGCGAGGTCGGCATCGACGTCGAGGCGGAGTACGTCCCCGGCGCCGCCGAGGTGATCGAGCGGGTCTTCGTGGATCGTGACTTCGACCTGGCCGGTTGGTCCTTCGGCACCCCGGACGCCGGCGTCTACCCCGAGCTCTTCGAGAGCTTCCACTCCGAGTCGAGCTCCAACGCCGGTGGCTACGCCAGCGACACCATGGACGGTCTGATCGACGACCTCGGCGCCGCCACCTCCGAGGAGGAGCAGCAGGAGATCCTCACCGACATCCAGACCGAATGGAACGAGTCCATCCCGGCCATCGTGTTCGGCGCCCAGCCCGAGCTCGTCGCCTGGGGCGACCAGGTCGGCGGCATCGAGCCGCACGTCGACTCGATGGTGTTGTACGGCGACGCGTGGGTGACGCAGTGACCTCCTTCGTCCTCGTCGACAGGCCCGTCGAGGGTGTCGCGGTCGTCACCCTGAACCGACCGGAGCGGATGAACGCGATGGCGTTCGACGTGATGGTGCCGGTCCGCGACGCCCTGGCCGAGGTGGGCCGTGACAACACCGTGCGCGCCATCGTCCTCACCGGGGCCGGACGCGGGTTCTGCTCCGGTGCGGACCAACGCTCGGCCGGCCGGCCACCGCATGCGGACGGGTTGCCGCGTCCGGCGTACGCGTTGCGGTCGCTGGAGGTGCTGGAGGACGTGGTGGCCACACTGCGTCGCCTGCACCAGCCGGTGATCGCGGCGGTCAACGGGGCGGCGATCGGCGGCGGCCTCTGCCTGGCCCTGGCCTGCGACATCCGGATCGCATCCACGCAGGCCTACTTCCGGGCGGCCGGGATCAACAACGGTCTGACCGCCAGCGAGCTGGGGCTGAGCTATCTGCTGCCGCGGGCCGTCGGGTCCAGCCACGCGGCGGACCTGATGTTCACCGGCCGGGACGTGGACGCCGCCGAGGCCGCGAGGATCGGACTGGTCTCCCGGGTCGCGGACCCGGTGCTGACCGAGGCGGTGGCGATCGGCACCCGGATCGCGGAGCTCTCCCAGCCCGGCATCGAGATGACCAAACGGTCGCTGCACGCGGGCATCGCGGCGGGCTCGCTGGAGTCCTACATGCCCGTCGAGGGGATCGGGCAGCTCTACCTGCGGATGCTGACCGACAACTTCGAGGAGGCCACCCGCGCCCGCCAGGAGGGGCGGCCGGCCCGCTTCCGCGACGACCGGGTCGACCGGGACGACCGGGCCGACCGGGACGACCGGGCCGACCGGGACGACCGGGAGGGCTGAGCACGATGACCTGGCGACGGGGTGCGCGCATCCTCGGCGAGCTCGTCGCGGTACTCGCCCTGGTCAGCTTCGGCACCTTCCTGCTGGTGTCGATGATGGACGTCGACCCGGCGGTCAGCGTGCTCGGTGAGGGCCACACCGAAGCCGAGTACGACGAGGTGCGCCAGGACCTCGGACTCGACCAACCCCTGCTGACCCGCTATGCGCAGTGGCTCGGCCACGCCGTCACCGGCGATCTGGGCACCTCGGTGGTGCCGCCCTACAGCGACGTGGCCGACCGCATCGGCGACGCGCTGCCGGTCAGCGTGGAGCTGGCGCTGCTCGGCATGGGGATGGCGCTGCTGATCGCGATCCCGGCGGCCCTGTGGTCGGCCAACCGTCCCGGCGGCCGGGTCGACCGGGCGATCAGCGCGATGACCGTCGGCGTGCTGTCGCTGCCCAGCTTCCTGCTCGGCCTGATCGTGATCATGGTGCTCGCCAACGAGCTCGGCTGGTTCCCGCGGGCTCAGTGGGCGCGGATCGGCGACGAGGGGATCCACCAGAACCTCTACCACGCGTTCCTGCCCGCACTGACCATCGCGCTCGCGGAGGCGGCGATGTTCACCCGGGTGCTCCGCAACG from Nocardioides sambongensis includes:
- a CDS encoding ABC transporter substrate-binding protein, which codes for MIRTSSRLLRTSTLAVLALSAGLLTSCAESEGVDTEADRDPAVFQIGMVGDETGGDPVDGGMLDVSAYTEVRSMDPVDVIANGLSGGSELAAIYDVLLRYDPEAGEYEGQLAEGVESNEDASEWTLTLRDGVTFSDGSPLDADAVVASIGRYLDNGGGQASLWSRKVGTTTATDERTVTFTLTEPWLDFPYMLATAPGMIVAPGVDKGGEFTPIGAGPFTFVHYRPGEELLLKANPDYFEGAPHLAELRFRTVQTAQGTLEVVQSGDADLGVLREPNVIKDAVDADLAGSMNVVSMGVGLIVNSREGRDTADELVRQAIAHTLDPDTIIQRSYDGVGLPGTEMFPEESTWHGAGDGPDIDLDEARELVEEAKDKGFDGTIGYLGIQKVSQNTGLAIEAMLGEVGIDVEAEYVPGAAEVIERVFVDRDFDLAGWSFGTPDAGVYPELFESFHSESSSNAGGYASDTMDGLIDDLGAATSEEEQQEILTDIQTEWNESIPAIVFGAQPELVAWGDQVGGIEPHVDSMVLYGDAWVTQ
- a CDS encoding ABC transporter permease, giving the protein MTWRRGARILGELVAVLALVSFGTFLLVSMMDVDPAVSVLGEGHTEAEYDEVRQDLGLDQPLLTRYAQWLGHAVTGDLGTSVVPPYSDVADRIGDALPVSVELALLGMGMALLIAIPAALWSANRPGGRVDRAISAMTVGVLSLPSFLLGLIVIMVLANELGWFPRAQWARIGDEGIHQNLYHAFLPALTIALAEAAMFTRVLRNDLITTLQEDFILAARAKGMSPTQVLVGDALRPSSLSLVTLMGISMGRLIGSTVVVEYLFGLPGMGSLTVSAAQTGDFVMVQGAVLVIAAIYVVTNAAIDVSYGYLDPRIRRAR
- a CDS encoding acyl-CoA synthetase is translated as MALHIADLFEHVVDVVPDRTALVIGERRLTYAELDAEANRIAHHLVAAGIVPGDHVGLMARNTVEHVAAMLGCFKVRAVPININYRYVQAELDYLVDNSEMVALIHEARYAAVLDDVVPGHHRLRHVVVIEDGSDARPTSYDAVDWAAVLADQPSTRGFGERSPDDVFIVYTGGTTGYPKGVMWRHEDVWRTLGGGIDFATRDYLTEYDQSRTAATIEPLTCLQFGPIMHANGQWGMLLRFFTGHTNVLLPKFDPAQVWRTIESERVNTISLIGDAMARPLIEEYARGDYDGSGLTTLTSAAAIFSVEVKQRWLDLLPQVVVMDIIGASETGFTGNGRILHENLADKGSLVGIGPETVVLSDDDRVLDPDTDVGAIGRMARRGSIPIGYFGDPEKTARTFVHIDGTRYAVPGDYVQIEPGRRLTLLGRGSNCINTGGEKVYPEEVEVALKSHPDVFDTLVLGLPDPVYGQQVAALVEPRPGADLDFDDVRRHLRTRLSGYKVPRTLHSVPTIPRHVTGKADYRRAREISESFDAPTRESELAP
- a CDS encoding enoyl-CoA hydratase produces the protein MGDAVTSFVLVDRPVEGVAVVTLNRPERMNAMAFDVMVPVRDALAEVGRDNTVRAIVLTGAGRGFCSGADQRSAGRPPHADGLPRPAYALRSLEVLEDVVATLRRLHQPVIAAVNGAAIGGGLCLALACDIRIASTQAYFRAAGINNGLTASELGLSYLLPRAVGSSHAADLMFTGRDVDAAEAARIGLVSRVADPVLTEAVAIGTRIAELSQPGIEMTKRSLHAGIAAGSLESYMPVEGIGQLYLRMLTDNFEEATRARQEGRPARFRDDRVDRDDRADRDDRADRDDREG